AGAAAAGCGGCATATCATTGAGGATCGACCAGTTCTTGGTGATCGCCATGTCGTGCGGCAGGCGCGGTCCCGGCAGCGGCACGGGGACGTAATGCACAAGGCTCCCGGTGCGATCGACAACCCCGTAATGCATGAAGGGCGCGTGCTTGGAGTAGTTGAAGAACATCAGCTCGCCAGTGTCTTCATCGACCTTAGGGTGGGCCGAGATGCCATCCAGCGGCACCCAAGGCGCCTTGCCCCGGCTCCCCAGCGTAACCGGATCGAGCATCCATGCCTCGCCGCACTGGTAGAGCGTGGCATAGGCCGTGCCTGCGTGAACGATAATGTCGGTCGAGCCGGTGTCCTTGAGACCCCCATGCGCGCCAAAGCCCGGGCGTTTCGACGTGCCCCACGGGTCCATCAGCCCGCCCCACAGGCTCTGGCCCGCGATCTGTTCGGCTTCGAAACAATGCGTGCGGACAAAGCGGTTGCGGTAGCTCGCCTTGCCGCCGGAGATATTGACCTGATGGATCATCGCATCGCCATCAAAAGGATGATGGCGGCCGAGCGGCTGGTGCACCTGATTTTCGGTGTTGCGCAGATAGATGCCGTCAATGTCGGCCGGAATCTCACCCGAAATCACTCGCAGTTCGGCAACATCGACTTCCTCGTGCAGCGGCGTCCACGGCCCTGTCAGGTAGGGGTGGTTCGACGGTTCCAAGGACGTTTTCACCGGCGGGTGGCGCGTGATCTGCATGGTCTCTCTCCTGACGACAAGGATGCGCGAGTGCGCGCGGACTGGCAAGCCGGGACAGCGCCTTGCGAAATTTGATTACGATCAAGGTCAGCCGCGTCACATTGGCGGATAATGCCTGCATCAATGGGAGACACGCGATGAAATCCATTCTGCTGCATATCGATCACGACCAGGCCATGCAGGCCCGCCTGCAGGTGGCGCTCGACATTGCCCGCGCGACCAATGGCCACATCACCTGCCTTCAGGCGGTCAGTTACGAGGTCTTTGCGCCGGGCGACTTCTACGGTTCGGCGATTGCTGCGGCGATGCCGGTGATCAAGGAAAATGCCGATAATCTGCGCGCCAAGATCGAGAAGGAGCTTGAGCACGAAGGTGTGCCGTTTGACTGGCGGTTCGTTTACGGCATCGCACCGCACCGCCTGCTCGAAGCATCGCCGCTCGCGGATATCGTGCTGGTCGGGCCCGTCGAAGCAGGCAGCGACGGGCAGGGGCCTTCTGCACTGGTCGGCGATCTGGTGCTGAAGTCTCCGGTGCCGGTGCTGGTTGTGCCGAAAGATGTCCGCAGCTTCGATATCGGTGCGCCCATTCTGGTCGCATGGAATGGCTCGTCCGAAGCCGCACACGCGCTGCGCGCCGCCGTGCCGCTGCTGGCCTGCGCGTGCAAGGTGACGCTGGCGAGCATTGCGGAGTCTTCCGACAAGGCTCGTTTCGATTTTCCGTCAAGCGAAGGGGCGAGATATCTCAGCCGCCACGGGATCGAATGCGAGATCGTCGAAATCCCGCGCGGGGAAGCCAGCATCGCCGACACGCTGTTTTCCGCCGCGCAGGTGCGCGATTGCGGGCTGATGGTGATGGGTGCCTATGGCCATTCGCGGCTGGCAGAGCTGCTGCTGGGCGGGGTCACGCGCCGGATGCTGAGCGATCCGCAGATGCCGATATTGCTCGCGCATTAGTTTGTTGCGCCCTCAAACGCCGGGCGGCGGACATCCGTCCGCCTTGGCTTTCGCGCCAAAAGGCGCGGCGCGCGGTCGCGCTTGCGGCGCTGCGCGCCGAGGGTGTCCCTATGACTTTGCAACCCTCTTCCTCATCATGCCTTCCTGCGCGACGCTCGCTACGAGTTCGCCTGCGAGGTTGAATATCCGCCCGCGGTTGAACCCGCGTCCGCCGCCAGACCACGGGGCGTCGGTGGCGTAGAGCAGCCATTCGTCGGCCCTTGCGTCACGGTGGAACCACAGGGCGTGATCGAGGCTCGCGCCGACCAGCTCGTTGCGCATCCAGCTGAGGCCGTGTGGCAATGCGCTGGTGCCGAGCAGCGTGTAATCGCTCGCGTAGGTGATGATCGCGCGGTGCAGTTCGGGCGTGTCATCGGCGCCGGTGATGGGCGCAGCGACCCGGAACCACGTATGCGCGCGGGGTTCGCGCGGCTCGCGGCTCATCCAGTGCAGCCGGTCGATGGTGCGCATCTCGATCGGGCGCGGGCGCAGCATCATGCTGCGCTGCTGATCGCTGAGCTTGTCGCCCCATTGGGCCGCAATCTCGCGGCGCAGCTCCATGTCGGGGCGCAGATCATCGGGCAGCGTGACATCGGGCATGGGGGAATCAATGTGCTCCAGCCCGTCCTCCGGCTGCTGGAAGCTGGCGGTGAGGTTGAGGATCGGCACGGCGATCCCGTCCTCGTTCTCCTGCGCAGCGACGACCCTGCGGTTGGCAAAACTGCGCCCGTCGAAATCGCGTTCGATCCGGTATTCGATGGCCGCGCCCTCGCGCCCGCCGCGCAGGAAGTAGGCATGCAGCGAATGCGCCGCCTTGCCGTCGGTCACACTCGCCTGTGCGGCCTGGAGCGCCTGAGCGAGCACCTGACCGCCGAACACGCGTCCGATCCCGTCCAGCTGCGGCGGCCCGGCATAGACATCCGCAGCGCGCTTTTCGACGGTAAGCAGGCGGATCAGGCCTGCGACCAGTTCATCGTTTGTGGGGGTCTCGCTCATGGGGCGAGGCCATGCTTGCGCTTTACGCGCCCGTCAATCCCAGCTTGCGCAAGGCGCGGAAGGCATAGGCCTTCGCATAGTTCTGATGCGGCCAGCGACCCGGGGCGGCGGGATGCAGCCCCCGCTCGCGCAGGATCGCATTGAAGATGCGGGCGTCGCTCTCGCGGTAGCTCCACTCGCTGCGCCAGGTGATCGACAGCGATACCGAGGGGGCGGGGCCGTTCTTCACGAAATGCGGCGCCATCACCGGCACGAACAGCGCTTCTCCGGGGCTGAGCGGGAATACGCTGCCGTGGGTGAGGAAGCTGTCATCCCACTTCAATTCGCGCGGGCCGCCTGAATGGTAGGTCTCGTGCGCTTGATCTGGCACGAAGCGCGAGTCGCCTGCCGGGAACTGGGTCATCGCCTTGGTTCCGCGGATCTGGAGCAGGATATTGTGCTCCGGATCGAAGTGGTAGGGCGTGACCGAATTGGGGCTGGAGACGAAGATAAAGCCCTGCGGTGTCAGCATCGCGCCGGTTGCGGTCTCGATTTCGGGGCGGATTTCCTCCAGCAGGCCAAGCAGCAGGTCTTCATAGGCGGGCACCTGCTCGATGTTCTTGAGCACCGCCCAGCTTTCGGCTTCGGCAACCTTGCGGATGGTTTCGGCGATGGTCATGCCGTTCGATCCCGGCTTGCCGTCCACCCCGATCGGCAAATCGCCGCGGTTGTATTCGACCGATGTCATCGGCAGGCGCTCGGCCAGCTGCGCCAGCGCTTCGATCTCCAGCAGCGGGTGGCTGGTGAGGTTATGGGCCAGAATATGCGGCTTTTCCGGATAGTGTGCCGCAAAACGCGCGCGTGACGCAGCGGCGAAGACGGGTGCGGACAGCGCATCGGCAAAATGGGCAGGGGCGTTCATCAGGTGCTCCTTGATCGGGTCTCGTAGGCCATCAGCAGGCGGAACAGGGCGCGACGCAGAGGCCCGCCGATAGCGATGTTACGGCTCACCATGCGGCGCTTGTCCCGCCACAGGCGTTCGATCATCGGATGGCCTTCCACCGCGCAGCTATCGGCCCATTCGATCCCGGGCCGTTCCAGCAGGGCGAGGTTCTCCAATTGCAGCAGCATCCCCGGAGAGAAGCGGGCGTAACCCTCGTCGAAGGCGGTCTTGAAGCTGTAGGCGCCGGGCGCGGTGATGAAATTGGCGAGCATCGCGATGGCGCGTCCATCAAGCCGCAGCGCCAGACGCTCCAGCCTGCCCGCTGCCGCCGCGCCCGCCATGGCCTGTTCGAACAGGGCGCGCGTTTCGGGGGCGCTGGCGAGGGCCGATCCAGCCTCTCCCTTCCACCCGGCCGCTTCCAGCGCGAGAAATTCTGCGATCCACCCGGCCAAGCCCTCATCGCCTGCCAGCCGCTCGAAGGCGAGCGTACCTTCTTCGGCAAGGCGATTGTGCTGGCGGCGAAGCTCCTTGCGCTTCTTGGCGCTCATCGCGGCGCACAGGTAGGCTTCGGCGCTCGTCTCGCCCGTCAGCAGCGCGCGGCTTTCCCGAGCCACGTCGTAACAGGCCCGCGGCCGCGCAGCGATGGCCCGTTCGAGCGCCGCGTTGGCGGGGCCTTCGACCGGCATTTGCGGCAGATGCAGAAACAGCGCCCGCCTTGCGCTGCGGTCGAAATGGGTGAGCAGGTCTGCCCAGAATGCGTCTTCCAGCCCCGCGGCGATCAGGGGCACGCCGCAGAACGCATTGGTGTGAAGCCAGCCCTTCGCATGGGTGACGACGTGGCCGTAATATTGCGCGCTGCGCACCACCGGCAGCAGACCCGCCAACCGGCCTTGGTGAAACCACGCCTTGGTCCGCACCCGCTCGCCACCGCCCCATTGGCGCAGCGCCGGGAGCAGGAACCACGGCTCGAAGAAGGGATTGGGCTCGCACGCGCTGCGCACCAGCCGCTCCCAGTCGGCGACAAAAGCGGGATCGCTCAGCTCATCAATCGCAAGCAGGCGGAGCTGGCCATGCGGCAGGGCAGTCGGCGCAAAGCGCGCGCTGCTGCCGGTGCGAAAGCTGTCCGCACGTCCCATGTCCATTGTCGTTAACCCTGCCTTGCCGCGCAGATCCGTGCGCTGCGAAAGCAGATGGCACAGGGCAATTAAGAAAGCCTCAGCGCGGCGCGGGGCTGTCCGATGCGGGGACAGCGGCCCGGGCAAAGATAAACCCCGCCGGAATTGCTCCCGGCGGGGTTGGTTTGGTCACCATCGGATGAGGGGTTATGCGCCCCCTGCCGCGAGCGCTGCAAGCAGCAGCAGGGCGACAATGTTGGTGATCTTGATCATCGGGTTGACGGCCGGGCCAGCGGTATCCTTGTAAGGATCGCCGACCGTATCGCCGGTCACCGCAGCCTTGTGGGCTTCGGAGCCCTTGCCGCCGTGGTGGCCGTCTTCGATGTACTTCTTGGCGTTGTCCCACGCGCCGCCGCCCGAAGTCATCGAGAGCGCGACGAACAGCCCGCCCACGATCACGCCCAGCAAGAGCGCGCCGAGAGCGGCAAAGCCGTTCGCCTGCCCCGCCACGAGGGTAATCACGAAGTAGACCGCGATCGGTGCCAGCACCGGCAGCAGCGAGGGGAGGATCATCTCCTTGATCGCTGCCTTGGTCACCAGATCGACCGTCCGGGCGTAGTCCGGCTTGACCTCGTAGGTCATGATGCCCGGGTTCTTGGCGAACTGGTCGCGCACGTCCTTCACCACTTCGCCCGCAGCCCGGCCCACCGCCGTCATGCCCATTGCGCCGAACAGGTAAGGCAGCAATGCGCCGAGCAGCAGCCCGACGATGACATAGGGGTTTTCAAGGCTGAAATCGACCGTGATCCCGCTGAACAGCTCGCGCAGGTCAGCGGTGTAGGTGGCGAACAGCACCAGTGCGGCAAGGCCTGCCGAACCGATGGCATAGCCCTTGGTCACGGCCTTGGTGGTGTTGCCCACTGCGTCCAGTGCATCGGTCTTTTCGCGCACGCTATCATCGAGCCCCGCCATTTCGGCAATGCCGCCGGCGTTGTCGGTCACCGGGCCGTATGCGTCGAGCGCCACGACCATGCCCGCCAGCGCCAGCATTGCGGTGGCCGCATAGGCGATGCCCATGAGCCCTGCGAGCTGGAAGGCGATGATGATACCCGCGCAGATCACCAGCGTGGGCAGCGCGGTGGCTTCCATGCTGATGGCCAGACCCTGGATCACGTTGGTGCCGTGGCCCGTTTCCGAAGCCTTGGCGATCGAGCGCACCGGGCGGTAATTGGTGCCGGTGTAGTATTCGGTGATCCAGATGATCAGGCCGGTGATGACCAGACCCAGGAACCCGCAATAGAACAGGGTGCGGCCGTTATAGGCCTGTCCTGCGATGGCAGTTTCCATATCGCCCAGCGTGGCGCTGATCGCGAACCAGATGGCCGGAACCGACAGCACGGCGGTGACAAGGAAGCCCTTGTACATTGCGCCCATGATGTTGGTGCCGCCGCCGAGGCGGACGAAGTAGGTGCCGATGATCGAGGTGACGATGCACACGCCGCCGATCAGCAGCGGCAGAACCATCAGTGCGAAGAGGTTGTCTGCGCCCTTCATCAGCAGCGCCGTCAGCACCATGGTGGCGCCGACGGTGACGACATAGGTCTCGAACAGGTCGGCGGCCATGCCTGCGCAGTCGCCGACATTGTCGCCGACGTTGTCCGCGATCACGGCCGGGTTGCGCGGGTCATCTTCGGGAATGCCAGCCTCGACCTTGCCGACGAGGTCGGCGCCGACGTCAGCCGCCTTGGTGAAGATCCCGCCGCCGAGACGCGCGAAGATCGACACCAGCGAAGCGCCCAGCGCCAGCGAGGTCAGGCCGATCACCACCGGACGGCTATCCGGAGCCAAGCCTGCGGGACCGGTAAGGTACCAGAAGAACACGGCAATCGCGAGCAGTGCGAGGCCCGCCACGAGCATACCGGTGATGGCCCCTGCACGGAAGGCGAGGGTCAGGCCCTGCTGCAATCCGGTCATTGCGGCCGCAGCGGTGCGCACGTTCGAGCGCACCGAGACGTTCATGCCGATGAACCCGGCAACGCCCGAAAGCACCGCGCCGATCACGAAACCGACCGCCGGGATCGCGCCCAGCGTGACGGCAACAATCACCGCCACAATCACGCCGACAATGGCAATCGCGGTGTATTGGCGCTTGAGGTAAGCTTGCGCGCCTTCCTGAATGGCGGCGGCGATTTCCTGCATTTTGGCATTGCCGGCATCCGCGCCGAGCACCTGCCTGCTGGTGATGAAGCCATAGACTATGGCAAGCACCCCCAGCCCAATCGAAATGAGCAATAAATTCACGAGCAATCCCCTCTCGTCTTTTATGTTGCATCCCCTGTTGGGGAGCATGCGCCTCGTTTGATCCCGTGGGCGCAAGGCACACAGTCATAGGGACTCGCGACATGCTGGCAAGCCTCTGGCGGGGCAGGAGTCCCCGATTTGCAACGCTCTCAGCAGTTTTGTGAGGGACGCTCCGATTGCGGCGCGCGTTCAGCCGTGGCGGTAGCCGAGGCGCGAAGGGTCGTGCAGTGCCTCGCCGCCGAGGATCAGCGGGGCTTCGGCGCGGGCGGTGACCACGCCGATCCGGTGCGCCGCGACCGGTAGCTGCGCGGCTGAGGGAGCGGTGAACAGCAGTTCGTAATCGTCGCCCCAGCGCAGGCATTCGCCAGACCGTGCGGGGTCGGCGACCGGTATTTCGTGCGAATTCAGTGCCATGGTTACCCCGCTTGCTTCCGCCATGCGCCAAGCGTCGAGCAGCAGGCCGTCCGAGACATCCATCATCGCGGTGACATGGGGGGCGAGGGCAATCCCCTCGGCAAGGCGGGGGACCGGGCGATTGAAGGCGGCGAGGTGTTCGGACAAGCCCTCGAAGCCCAGCATGGCGCGCCCGACCATACCGGTGAGATAGACATGGTCGCCCGGCTGCGCGCCGCTTCTGGCCGGAACGGGGGTGTGGACCGCCCGCCCGATCGCGGTGAGGCCGAAGCTGCGGGCACCGCTTGCGGCAACCGTATCCCCGCCCAGCAGCGGTGCGCCGTAGGTGGCCAGTGCCTCGTGCAACCCGTTGAGAAACCGCGCATCATCGCGGCCCAGCATGTGGCCGAGCAGCACCCCGACCGGCTCCGCACCCTTGGCGGCAAGGTCAGAAAGGTTCGAGGCAACCAGCTTCCACGCCACGTCCGCCATATCGGCATCGGCGCGGAAATGCGTGCCTTCGGCCATCATGTCGTGGGTGATGACTAAGGTTTCGGCTCCCACTGTCAGAACCGCGCAGTCATCCATCAGACCCCGCGCACCCGGATGGAGTGGTACGGCGCGCAGGGCGGCGATGAAGTCGGCTTCGTTCATCAAAGTCCCTCCCCGTTGCGCAGCAATGGGGAGGTGGCACCGCGCAGCGGTGACGGAGGGGTGAGCGGAGAGGGACTAACCCCTCCGACCGCGCTCACGCGCGGCCACCTCCCCATTCGTTCCGAACGGGGAGGGACTTTACCGCGCCTCTTTGGCCACCGCATCGAGGATCCCGTTGACGAACTTCGCCTGCCCGTCATCGAAGAAGGCCTTGGCGACTTCCACGTATTCGTTGATCGCCACCGCCGCAGGCACATCGGCGCGGGCGAGCAGTTCATACGTCCCGGCGCGCAGCACTTGCAGCATCGCCTTGTCGAGCCGCGTGAGGCTCCACCCGGCGGCGAGCTTGCTGGCCACCAGCGCATCGATCTCGTCCTTGCGGGCGTCCACGCCGCGCACGACATCGTCGAAGAACGGCACTTCGGCTTCGGCATATTCGGCGTCGTCGAAATCATCATCGTCGATGGTGCGGCCCAGCCGGTGCTGGTGGAATTCATCGAGCAGCCGCGCCAGCGCAGTGCCTTCCATGTGCTGCTGATACAGCGCCTGCACGGCAGCGAGACGCGCCGCCGAGCGGGCTTTTGAGCGGGCAGGAGAGTTCATTTGATCCTCAGTTCCACGGACTTGGCGTGGGCAGGTAGCCCCTCGGCATGGGCGAGGGTGGCGGCGGCAGGGCCGATCGCCTTGAAGGAAGCCTCGTCAAGGCCAAGGAAGCTGGTGCGCTTCATGAAATCGAGCACCGAAAGCCCGCTCGAAAAGCGTGCGCGGCGGCCGGTGGGCAGCACGTGGTTGGGGCCAGCGACGTAATCGCCGACCGCCTCGGGCGTCATCCGGCCGAGGAAGATACTCCCTGCATGGCGGATGCTCTTGAGGTAAGGCTCGGGATCATCGACCGCGATCTCGACGTGCTCGGCGGCCAGCCGGTTGGCCAGCGCAGGCGCTTCGGCCAGCAGATCGTTGACGACGATCATCACCCCGTGTGCCTCCCAGCTCGTCCGGGCGGTCTTGGCGGTGGAAAGCTGGCCGATCTGCAAGTCGATGCAATCCTCCACCTGCCGCGCAAAACCGGCATCATCGGTGATGAGGATCGATTGCGAGGTCGGGTCGTGTTCGGCTTGGCTGAGCAGATCGGCAGCGATCCAGTCGGGATCGTTCTTGCCGTCCGCAATCACGAGGATTTCCGAAGGTCCGGCGACCATGTCGATGCCGACCACGCCATAAAGCTGGCGCTTGGCCTCGGCCACCCAGGCATTGCCGGGGCCGGTGATGACATCGACCGGATTGATGCGCTGCGTGCCATAGGCGAGCGCGCCCACGGCCTGCGCCCCGCCGACGCGCCAGATCTCGTCCACGCCCGCGATGTGCGCAGCGGCCAGCACCATCGGGTTCGACTGACCCTTGGGTGTTGGCGTGACCACCACCAGACGCTCGACACCCGCGACCCGCGCCGGAATGGCGTTCATCAGCAGCGAGGAAGGATAGGCTGCACGTCCGCCGGGGACATAGAGCCCCGCAGCATCCACCGCCCGCCAGATCGCGCCAAGCCGCACGCCCGCGCTGTCGACATAGTCACGGTCCTGCGGCAGCTGCGCTTCGTGATAGGCGCGGATGCGCGCCGCCGCGAGTTCCAACGCGTCGCGCAGATCAGGAGCGAGTTCGTTGTACGCCTGTTCGCAGCGTTCGCGGGTGATCAGCCAGTCCGCATCGTCCACCAGCGTGTAGCCATCGAAGCGCTGCGTATATTCCACCAGCGCAGCATCGCCGCGCCCCTTCACGGCCTGAAGAATGCTGGAGACCTGCCCCGCGACATCGCTGTCGGATTCGCGCCGGGCATCGACGATGCGGGCGAACTTCGCTTCGAAATCGGGCTGGAGGGTGGAGAGGATATTGTTCATGCGGCGTCCGCCTTTGCGCTGCGTTCCTGTGCCTCGCGGCGGAAGGCATCGACCAGCGCGGCGACGCGGCGGTCGGTCTTCAGAGCCGTGCGGTTGACGATCAGGCGCGCGGAAATCTCGAGGATGACCGAGGTTTCGACCAGCCCGTTTTCCTTCAGCGTCTTGCCGGTCGACACCAGATCGACGATCTGGCGCGCAAGGCCAAGCGACGGGGCCAGTTCCATCGCGCCGTTGAGCTTCACGCATTCGGCCTGCACGCCCGCCGCTTCGAAATGGCGGCGGGTGAGGCTGGGGTACTTGGTGGCAACGCGCAGGTGGCTCGCCCCGGCGGCATCCTCCCCGTCGCTGACCAGCCGCGCGACCGAAAGGCGGCACAGCCCGATCGCGAGATCGACCGGCGCATAGAGATCGGCGTAGTCGAATTCCTCGATCACATCGGAACCGACGATCCCGATCTGCGCCGCGCCGTGGGCGACGAAAGTGGCCACATCGAAGGCGCGCACCCGGATCAGGCGCATGTCGGCGCGGTTGGTGGCAAAGGCCAGCGCGCGGCTTTTGGGATCGTGGAATTCGGCATCCGGCTCCACGCCCGCACGCGCCATCACGGGCAGCGCCTCGTCGAGGATGCGCCCCTTGGGGACAGCGAAGGTCAGCTGTCCGGGATTGTCGGAAAGGCCAATGGTGGTCATGATTGGCCGCGCACTTAAGGATGCAAGCGGCAAAGGGCAATGGGAATGGGTGGATCAAGCCAGCGTCCGGCTTATGAATTCGTCGACATGAACATCGCCGGGCCGGGCGCGGTGGCGACAGCCTTCGCCAATCAGGTCGCCTATTGCGAGGCGGCGGGCGCGCATGTCACCGCGCGGGTGTGCAGCGGGATCGGGGCGGTGCTGGCTTCGGAGGCGACGGGCGAGCTGCTCGATCGGGTGCGCGGCTGGCCGGGCGCGCCGCTTGCCGATGCGCTGCCCTTGCGGGTGGCGGGCGGTCTTCATGCGCTGCACCTGTCAGGTGCGGCAAACGCGCTTGGCCCGATCTATCGCGG
This DNA window, taken from Porphyrobacter sp. ULC335, encodes the following:
- the hisD gene encoding histidinol dehydrogenase, which gives rise to MNNILSTLQPDFEAKFARIVDARRESDSDVAGQVSSILQAVKGRGDAALVEYTQRFDGYTLVDDADWLITRERCEQAYNELAPDLRDALELAAARIRAYHEAQLPQDRDYVDSAGVRLGAIWRAVDAAGLYVPGGRAAYPSSLLMNAIPARVAGVERLVVVTPTPKGQSNPMVLAAAHIAGVDEIWRVGGAQAVGALAYGTQRINPVDVITGPGNAWVAEAKRQLYGVVGIDMVAGPSEILVIADGKNDPDWIAADLLSQAEHDPTSQSILITDDAGFARQVEDCIDLQIGQLSTAKTARTSWEAHGVMIVVNDLLAEAPALANRLAAEHVEIAVDDPEPYLKSIRHAGSIFLGRMTPEAVGDYVAGPNHVLPTGRRARFSSGLSVLDFMKRTSFLGLDEASFKAIGPAAATLAHAEGLPAHAKSVELRIK
- a CDS encoding universal stress protein, whose translation is MKSILLHIDHDQAMQARLQVALDIARATNGHITCLQAVSYEVFAPGDFYGSAIAAAMPVIKENADNLRAKIEKELEHEGVPFDWRFVYGIAPHRLLEASPLADIVLVGPVEAGSDGQGPSALVGDLVLKSPVPVLVVPKDVRSFDIGAPILVAWNGSSEAAHALRAAVPLLACACKVTLASIAESSDKARFDFPSSEGARYLSRHGIECEIVEIPRGEASIADTLFSAAQVRDCGLMVMGAYGHSRLAELLLGGVTRRMLSDPQMPILLAH
- a CDS encoding sodium-translocating pyrophosphatase, with the protein product MNLLLISIGLGVLAIVYGFITSRQVLGADAGNAKMQEIAAAIQEGAQAYLKRQYTAIAIVGVIVAVIVAVTLGAIPAVGFVIGAVLSGVAGFIGMNVSVRSNVRTAAAAMTGLQQGLTLAFRAGAITGMLVAGLALLAIAVFFWYLTGPAGLAPDSRPVVIGLTSLALGASLVSIFARLGGGIFTKAADVGADLVGKVEAGIPEDDPRNPAVIADNVGDNVGDCAGMAADLFETYVVTVGATMVLTALLMKGADNLFALMVLPLLIGGVCIVTSIIGTYFVRLGGGTNIMGAMYKGFLVTAVLSVPAIWFAISATLGDMETAIAGQAYNGRTLFYCGFLGLVITGLIIWITEYYTGTNYRPVRSIAKASETGHGTNVIQGLAISMEATALPTLVICAGIIIAFQLAGLMGIAYAATAMLALAGMVVALDAYGPVTDNAGGIAEMAGLDDSVREKTDALDAVGNTTKAVTKGYAIGSAGLAALVLFATYTADLRELFSGITVDFSLENPYVIVGLLLGALLPYLFGAMGMTAVGRAAGEVVKDVRDQFAKNPGIMTYEVKPDYARTVDLVTKAAIKEMILPSLLPVLAPIAVYFVITLVAGQANGFAALGALLLGVIVGGLFVALSMTSGGGAWDNAKKYIEDGHHGGKGSEAHKAAVTGDTVGDPYKDTAGPAVNPMIKITNIVALLLLAALAAGGA
- a CDS encoding GNAT family N-acetyltransferase → MDMGRADSFRTGSSARFAPTALPHGQLRLLAIDELSDPAFVADWERLVRSACEPNPFFEPWFLLPALRQWGGGERVRTKAWFHQGRLAGLLPVVRSAQYYGHVVTHAKGWLHTNAFCGVPLIAAGLEDAFWADLLTHFDRSARRALFLHLPQMPVEGPANAALERAIAARPRACYDVARESRALLTGETSAEAYLCAAMSAKKRKELRRQHNRLAEEGTLAFERLAGDEGLAGWIAEFLALEAAGWKGEAGSALASAPETRALFEQAMAGAAAAGRLERLALRLDGRAIAMLANFITAPGAYSFKTAFDEGYARFSPGMLLQLENLALLERPGIEWADSCAVEGHPMIERLWRDKRRMVSRNIAIGGPLRRALFRLLMAYETRSRST
- the thiL gene encoding thiamine-phosphate kinase; amino-acid sequence: MNEADFIAALRAVPLHPGARGLMDDCAVLTVGAETLVITHDMMAEGTHFRADADMADVAWKLVASNLSDLAAKGAEPVGVLLGHMLGRDDARFLNGLHEALATYGAPLLGGDTVAASGARSFGLTAIGRAVHTPVPARSGAQPGDHVYLTGMVGRAMLGFEGLSEHLAAFNRPVPRLAEGIALAPHVTAMMDVSDGLLLDAWRMAEASGVTMALNSHEIPVADPARSGECLRWGDDYELLFTAPSAAQLPVAAHRIGVVTARAEAPLILGGEALHDPSRLGYRHG
- a CDS encoding cupin-like domain-containing protein, translating into MNAPAHFADALSAPVFAAASRARFAAHYPEKPHILAHNLTSHPLLEIEALAQLAERLPMTSVEYNRGDLPIGVDGKPGSNGMTIAETIRKVAEAESWAVLKNIEQVPAYEDLLLGLLEEIRPEIETATGAMLTPQGFIFVSSPNSVTPYHFDPEHNILLQIRGTKAMTQFPAGDSRFVPDQAHETYHSGGPRELKWDDSFLTHGSVFPLSPGEALFVPVMAPHFVKNGPAPSVSLSITWRSEWSYRESDARIFNAILRERGLHPAAPGRWPHQNYAKAYAFRALRKLGLTGA
- the hisG gene encoding ATP phosphoribosyltransferase gives rise to the protein MTTIGLSDNPGQLTFAVPKGRILDEALPVMARAGVEPDAEFHDPKSRALAFATNRADMRLIRVRAFDVATFVAHGAAQIGIVGSDVIEEFDYADLYAPVDLAIGLCRLSVARLVSDGEDAAGASHLRVATKYPSLTRRHFEAAGVQAECVKLNGAMELAPSLGLARQIVDLVSTGKTLKENGLVETSVILEISARLIVNRTALKTDRRVAALVDAFRREAQERSAKADAA
- the nusB gene encoding transcription antitermination factor NusB; amino-acid sequence: MNSPARSKARSAARLAAVQALYQQHMEGTALARLLDEFHQHRLGRTIDDDDFDDAEYAEAEVPFFDDVVRGVDARKDEIDALVASKLAAGWSLTRLDKAMLQVLRAGTYELLARADVPAAVAINEYVEVAKAFFDDGQAKFVNGILDAVAKEAR
- a CDS encoding acyl-CoA thioesterase produces the protein MSETPTNDELVAGLIRLLTVEKRAADVYAGPPQLDGIGRVFGGQVLAQALQAAQASVTDGKAAHSLHAYFLRGGREGAAIEYRIERDFDGRSFANRRVVAAQENEDGIAVPILNLTASFQQPEDGLEHIDSPMPDVTLPDDLRPDMELRREIAAQWGDKLSDQQRSMMLRPRPIEMRTIDRLHWMSREPREPRAHTWFRVAAPITGADDTPELHRAIITYASDYTLLGTSALPHGLSWMRNELVGASLDHALWFHRDARADEWLLYATDAPWSGGGRGFNRGRIFNLAGELVASVAQEGMMRKRVAKS